Proteins from a genomic interval of Nostoc sp. TCL240-02:
- a CDS encoding glycosyltransferase family 4 protein translates to MIKVALLHFGFEDYTIELANSLAKYVDLTLIQPKKLSDVCGDAFDPSICVISFNKPRIRDPRNVLSMNAMMRIIKDIQPDVLHVQETNDPWYDWTLLLNRMPPLVTTIHDVFRHPGDKVAVFGSEYTRRIAFYRSQQLIVHTHQLKNILIEQFNLPEGRVNVIPHGELGSLYQRRSSRSNQPRDPNTLLFFGRIWPYKGLKYLLEAMPLIADRIPEVKLIIAGRGENIKQYFPNGYDENRYEIINRLIPLEEVGNLFQRSTVTVLPYIEASQSGVAALSYGMGTLVVASDIGGLSEIVQHKKDGLLVLPRDVQALADTIIGLLSDRDLQQKMRTAALARCQQDLNWSNIAAQTVEVYQKAMKTIN, encoded by the coding sequence ATGATTAAAGTTGCCCTATTACATTTTGGCTTTGAAGACTACACCATTGAATTAGCAAATAGTCTGGCTAAATATGTTGATTTAACGCTAATTCAACCGAAAAAACTCTCAGATGTATGCGGTGATGCGTTTGATCCCAGTATTTGTGTCATTAGCTTTAACAAACCACGGATTCGCGACCCGCGTAATGTGTTGTCTATGAACGCTATGATGCGTATTATCAAAGATATACAGCCAGATGTTTTACATGTGCAAGAAACTAACGATCCTTGGTATGATTGGACGTTATTACTCAACAGGATGCCACCACTAGTAACAACCATCCACGATGTATTCCGTCACCCAGGAGATAAGGTGGCTGTATTTGGTTCAGAGTATACTCGGCGTATTGCCTTCTATCGTTCCCAACAATTGATTGTCCATACTCATCAACTAAAAAACATTTTAATTGAACAATTTAATTTACCTGAAGGGCGAGTCAATGTTATCCCACATGGTGAACTTGGCAGTCTGTATCAGCGCCGGAGCAGTCGCAGTAATCAGCCTCGCGATCCAAATACATTGCTATTTTTTGGACGTATCTGGCCCTATAAAGGATTAAAATATTTGCTTGAGGCTATGCCCTTAATTGCCGACCGTATACCTGAAGTTAAACTGATTATTGCTGGAAGGGGAGAAAATATCAAGCAGTATTTCCCTAATGGTTATGATGAGAACCGCTACGAGATTATCAATAGACTAATCCCTCTTGAAGAAGTAGGGAATCTATTTCAACGCAGCACAGTAACAGTTCTACCATATATCGAAGCATCTCAAAGTGGTGTAGCAGCTTTATCTTATGGAATGGGAACGCTGGTTGTAGCTTCTGATATAGGTGGATTGAGTGAGATAGTTCAGCATAAAAAAGATGGTTTGTTAGTTCTACCCCGTGATGTTCAAGCCCTAGCTGATACCATCATTGGTTTATTAAGCGATCGCGACTTACAACAAAAAATGCGAACTGCGGCACTAGCTCGTTGCCAGCAAGATTTAAATTGGTCAAATATCGCTGCTCAAACTGTGGAGGTTTATCAAAAAGCCATGAAAACAATAAATTAG
- a CDS encoding oligosaccharide flippase family protein: MAEKYKFISNSLSMIVNRLAQSITAFVLTAAIARTLGAEALGQYLLAYSYYFIFVGIASQGLKTLFTRELAREPEKTPVYLMSGTWLQLIFSFFSYGALVIVVFLLPYSSTTSTLCYIMGLTIIPFALSNITEAVFQAQEKMHLIAIATVPVYVIRLIIMIWAMQLKYGIGYLGAILFFSETLILIIEWIFIRRLVKIQLQIDGNFVINTIKSARTFFAIEAISVVTGRIQILILSLLGNEFLVGLFGGIAQLLQPFSIIANSMILAMFPRFSKAVDQGREKQKQTTETIIEILLIMALPLFLGLLFFGKDLLIFVYDSSFAQANIALRLSAISLVFLPFIRSLSYLLVANGFEIVNLREVVITTIFGSLGGVVLVSRYQLLGAALMVLLMTILGFSQYIYFTCTRLFSLNLWRIMRRPLIISILMLPIFILLQKINLDFVFTLLIATFTYGLFVIYLGIRAFGGFRFLWMKLLGEH; encoded by the coding sequence ATGGCAGAAAAGTACAAATTTATAAGTAATTCCTTATCAATGATAGTCAATCGTTTAGCACAAAGCATTACGGCCTTTGTGTTAACCGCTGCTATTGCTCGAACTTTAGGAGCTGAGGCTTTAGGGCAGTATTTACTAGCCTATAGCTACTATTTTATCTTTGTGGGCATTGCTTCACAGGGGCTAAAGACATTGTTCACTAGAGAACTAGCACGTGAGCCAGAAAAAACACCAGTTTACTTAATGAGTGGTACCTGGTTGCAGTTAATATTTAGTTTCTTCAGTTATGGGGCATTAGTAATTGTAGTTTTTTTACTTCCCTATAGTTCTACAACCTCTACTCTTTGCTACATAATGGGTTTAACGATCATTCCCTTTGCACTTTCCAACATAACGGAGGCAGTTTTTCAAGCTCAAGAGAAGATGCATCTTATTGCCATAGCTACAGTTCCAGTGTATGTAATACGCCTAATAATAATGATTTGGGCGATGCAACTAAAATACGGAATTGGATATTTGGGAGCGATCCTATTTTTTTCAGAAACACTAATTCTAATAATTGAATGGATTTTTATCAGACGATTAGTCAAAATCCAATTGCAGATTGATGGAAACTTTGTAATTAATACAATCAAAAGTGCGCGTACATTTTTTGCTATTGAAGCAATATCTGTAGTCACTGGACGAATTCAAATTTTGATTCTTTCATTGTTAGGAAATGAGTTTTTAGTAGGTCTATTTGGTGGAATAGCACAATTACTACAACCATTTTCGATTATTGCTAACAGTATGATTTTAGCAATGTTTCCAAGATTTTCAAAGGCAGTAGACCAAGGAAGGGAAAAACAGAAGCAGACCACAGAAACTATTATTGAAATCCTACTAATTATGGCATTGCCATTATTTTTGGGATTGTTATTTTTTGGCAAAGATTTGCTAATTTTTGTCTATGATTCTAGCTTTGCTCAAGCAAATATAGCCCTTCGCCTAAGTGCTATATCACTGGTTTTTTTGCCCTTCATCCGCTCACTTTCATATCTGCTGGTAGCCAATGGTTTTGAGATAGTTAACCTGCGTGAAGTGGTCATTACTACTATATTCGGAAGCTTGGGAGGTGTTGTATTAGTTTCCCGATATCAGTTACTAGGTGCAGCTTTAATGGTATTGTTAATGACTATTCTGGGTTTTAGCCAGTATATTTATTTCACCTGTACTCGCTTATTTTCATTAAATTTATGGCGAATTATGCGACGACCATTGATAATAAGTATTTTAATGTTACCCATATTTATATTATTGCAAAAAATTAATTTGGACTTTGTATTCACTTTACTTATTGCAACTTTTACCTATGGTTTATTTGTGATTTACCTAGGTATTCGTGCGTTTGGTGGGTTTCGTTTTTTATGGATGAAACTTTTAGGAGAACATTAA
- a CDS encoding polysaccharide biosynthesis tyrosine autokinase, whose product MSEKSTESRESIDLDLSRYLFILKRWWLPATAIFTATVILSVIATQFMKPSYEAEGKLLFRIPSFKVVGSSLLPSNTEGGDAGDLKSLLATQNPINTQIEVISSPALLQRTIDKLQLKDQEGKPLEVEKLRKSLTLKVVSATDVLRISYASPDPEQSAAVVNTIMSLYLDNDILTNRSEAAATRQFIAKQLPKTQEVVNNTEVALRIFKQKYHIADLSEETKSAVTTIGNLDNEMNTVKAQLDEVNAQTNELRQKVELNSQEAIAVSALSQSPAVQGVLAQLQETDRQLAIERSRFLDDNPVVVNLEAKKASLKSLLQQQIGQTVGNKTEVSQNLLQIGQLRQNLIQNFLQSEIQRIGLAKRLSSLYNSRSIYENRVKLIPQLAQNQRELERKVEVAESTYQTLLKKVQELQLVENTNTASSRIIAQAIVPDKPVESKKIIVLVIGVMFGLFLATTTVLVLGMRDRSLKTLQEIRDIFRYTLLGVVPLSVKKIRSRYSNAESINQTIAVRDTPYSLTSEMYRMIQANLKFLSSDKVLKTIVVTSAVPKEGKSTVSANLATAIAQLGRKVLLIDADMRVPSQHHLWEVSNADGLSEVLIGQTEFDVALSKVMDNLDVLTAGSRPPNPLALLDSKRMASLIESFSSQYKYDFVIIDAPPLLLAADALTISQMTDGILLVARPGVIDSNSASAAQEMLERSSHNVLGLVVNGIIDKNESSSYFNHVKQYFTHQDLAKETKLKKRIPDKTSV is encoded by the coding sequence ATGTCAGAAAAATCTACGGAATCTAGAGAATCTATTGATTTAGACCTCAGTCGTTACCTATTCATATTGAAACGATGGTGGTTACCTGCGACTGCGATATTTACAGCTACAGTTATTCTCAGTGTTATAGCTACACAATTTATGAAGCCATCCTATGAAGCCGAAGGAAAACTATTATTTAGAATTCCTTCTTTTAAAGTAGTAGGATCTAGTCTTTTGCCTAGTAATACAGAAGGAGGAGATGCAGGGGATTTAAAATCGCTGCTAGCAACTCAAAATCCTATCAACACTCAGATAGAAGTTATTTCTTCCCCTGCTTTATTGCAGAGGACAATAGATAAGCTACAACTAAAAGACCAAGAAGGGAAACCTCTAGAAGTAGAAAAGCTGCGGAAATCTTTGACCCTGAAAGTTGTTAGTGCGACAGATGTATTGCGAATTAGCTATGCCAGCCCTGACCCGGAGCAATCAGCAGCAGTGGTCAACACAATTATGAGTCTTTATTTGGATAATGATATTCTGACAAATCGCTCTGAGGCGGCAGCAACTCGTCAATTTATTGCCAAGCAGCTTCCTAAGACTCAAGAAGTTGTTAATAATACAGAAGTAGCACTACGTATATTTAAACAGAAGTATCATATAGCAGATCTGTCAGAGGAAACAAAGTCAGCTGTTACAACTATTGGAAATCTAGACAATGAGATGAATACTGTTAAGGCTCAGTTGGATGAGGTAAACGCCCAAACCAATGAACTGCGCCAGAAAGTAGAGCTAAATTCTCAGGAAGCGATCGCTGTGAGTGCCCTTAGTCAGTCACCGGCAGTGCAGGGAGTTCTTGCACAACTTCAAGAAACTGACCGACAGCTAGCAATTGAGCGTAGCCGTTTCCTAGATGACAACCCTGTAGTTGTTAACTTAGAAGCAAAGAAAGCTAGCTTAAAATCCCTTTTACAACAGCAAATTGGTCAGACTGTTGGCAATAAAACAGAAGTTTCACAGAACCTATTACAGATTGGACAACTAAGACAAAACCTGATCCAAAATTTTCTGCAGTCAGAAATACAGCGCATTGGTTTAGCAAAAAGACTCTCCTCTTTATATAACTCCCGTTCTATATACGAAAATCGCGTTAAACTTATACCCCAACTAGCACAAAATCAGAGGGAGTTAGAACGAAAAGTTGAAGTCGCAGAATCAACATATCAAACTCTATTGAAAAAGGTTCAAGAATTACAGTTAGTTGAGAATACAAATACAGCCAGTTCGCGGATTATTGCTCAAGCTATAGTGCCCGATAAGCCAGTAGAAAGCAAAAAAATTATTGTTTTAGTAATAGGAGTAATGTTCGGTTTATTCTTGGCTACTACAACAGTTCTTGTTCTAGGTATGAGAGATAGATCTCTGAAAACCCTTCAAGAAATCAGAGATATATTTAGATATACTTTGTTAGGCGTTGTGCCTTTGTCTGTTAAAAAGATTCGCTCCCGTTATTCAAACGCAGAATCAATAAATCAAACAATTGCTGTCAGAGATACGCCTTACTCTTTAACTAGCGAAATGTACAGAATGATTCAAGCGAATCTGAAATTCCTGAGTTCAGATAAAGTTCTGAAAACCATCGTGGTAACTAGCGCAGTTCCTAAAGAAGGCAAGTCTACAGTTTCAGCTAATTTGGCAACAGCGATCGCTCAATTAGGACGTAAAGTTTTACTAATAGATGCAGATATGCGAGTTCCTTCTCAGCATCATCTGTGGGAAGTAAGTAATGCAGATGGCTTGAGTGAAGTTCTTATAGGTCAGACTGAATTTGATGTTGCTTTATCTAAAGTAATGGATAATCTTGATGTCTTAACTGCTGGCTCTAGACCTCCCAATCCACTTGCTTTGCTTGACTCAAAGCGGATGGCATCGCTAATTGAAAGTTTTTCATCTCAATATAAATATGATTTTGTAATTATTGATGCTCCTCCCTTGCTTTTGGCAGCTGATGCTTTGACTATAAGCCAAATGACTGATGGGATTTTGTTAGTAGCTCGACCCGGGGTAATTGATTCTAACAGTGCATCTGCCGCTCAAGAAATGCTAGAGAGGTCCAGTCACAACGTATTAGGTTTAGTTGTGAATGGTATCATTGATAAAAATGAATCTAGTAGTTATTTCAACCATGTTAAACAATACTTTACTCATCAAGATTTGGCAAAAGAGACAAAGCTAAAAAAACGTATTCCAGACAAAACCTCTGTATAA
- a CDS encoding glycosyltransferase family 4 protein: MALPKKVLIIVENLPVPFDRRVWMEATTLQKAGYEVSVISPTGNGFEKSYEIIEKIHIYRHPLPPEESSVLGYLREYSWAINWQFRLAQRVWRERGFDVIHICNPPDLLFLVAVWFKLFHRIWIIFDHHDLSPEMYEAKYQRRDIFYHGLCWAERLTYATADIVISTNESHREVALTRGHKKPEKVFVVRSAPDLSRFHRMPPNPNYRRGKKHLIGYMGVMGEPEGIDYLLRIVYYITQKKNRQDIHFMLIGSGPAAEKLKVLSRELGVSEFVEFTGFKQGEELLERLSSCDVCVEPSPTSAYNENCTMNKILEYMAMGKAIVQFDLREGRRSAQEASLYAKPNDEVEFAEKILELLDFPELREKIGAEGRLRMEKILEWQYQAPKLLEAYDKIWQS, encoded by the coding sequence ATGGCATTACCCAAAAAAGTACTAATTATCGTTGAAAATCTGCCAGTTCCCTTTGATCGGCGGGTATGGATGGAAGCAACTACTTTGCAAAAAGCTGGGTATGAAGTGAGTGTAATTTCACCAACAGGTAATGGGTTTGAGAAATCTTACGAGATTATTGAGAAAATTCACATTTACCGTCATCCTCTACCACCAGAAGAAAGTTCTGTTCTTGGCTATCTTCGAGAGTATAGTTGGGCGATTAATTGGCAATTCCGTCTAGCTCAACGGGTATGGCGAGAGCGGGGTTTTGATGTTATCCATATTTGTAATCCGCCGGATTTACTTTTTTTAGTAGCAGTATGGTTTAAATTATTTCATCGCATCTGGATTATCTTTGATCATCATGACCTTAGTCCGGAGATGTATGAAGCGAAGTATCAACGGCGGGATATTTTTTATCATGGATTATGCTGGGCTGAACGTTTGACCTATGCTACAGCAGACATAGTAATTTCAACGAACGAGTCACACCGAGAGGTAGCTCTTACCCGTGGGCATAAGAAACCGGAGAAGGTCTTTGTAGTTCGTAGTGCGCCCGACCTTTCCCGTTTTCACCGAATGCCCCCAAATCCGAATTATCGTAGAGGTAAGAAGCACTTGATAGGATACATGGGTGTCATGGGTGAACCAGAGGGAATTGATTATCTTCTGAGAATAGTATATTATATTACCCAGAAAAAAAATCGCCAAGATATTCACTTTATGTTAATTGGTAGTGGACCAGCAGCCGAAAAACTTAAAGTTTTATCCAGAGAGTTAGGAGTGAGTGAGTTTGTAGAATTTACAGGTTTTAAGCAAGGGGAGGAACTTTTAGAACGGCTTTCCAGTTGTGACGTTTGTGTAGAACCCTCCCCAACATCTGCTTATAACGAAAACTGCACCATGAATAAAATCCTCGAATACATGGCGATGGGAAAAGCAATTGTCCAGTTTGATTTGCGAGAGGGAAGACGTTCTGCCCAGGAAGCATCTCTTTATGCCAAGCCTAATGATGAGGTTGAATTTGCAGAGAAAATTCTAGAGCTTCTAGATTTTCCTGAACTTAGAGAAAAGATAGGAGCCGAGGGACGACTGAGAATGGAGAAGATTCTTGAATGGCAATATCAAGCTCCAAAATTGTTAGAGGCTTATGATAAGATTTGGCAAAGCTAG
- a CDS encoding O-antigen ligase, with translation MRKFLISAEQIFTFTSLMLYSGTPLDGFLTDGFTVKEGDRIIFRLLYTLTYIVSLSLIALRWKKVTYAFSKDKFIWLLIGVSALSIFWSLDPDITVRRVIGLSGTTIFGLYLASRYTLKQQLNLCAYMLAVSIVMCLLFVIFLPQIGIDPAFNSWRGIFPSKNVLGKRFVLSAAIFLFLAITGKENRLVLWLGYITSGVLILLSQSATSLLNFIIITVAFIVYCRILHLEYKVFIPVMTFISTLSIAFYYWFISQGDSILGLVGKDATLTGRAELWPVVLEMIGKKPWLGYGYGVFWEKSSESSIVLQTVQWDAPNAHNGFLDLWLSLGLLGFLVFIIGFVINLFKAIYLIRRNQTSESIWLLVYLTFMILSNLTESTLLVQNSMEWVLYVAAILSSQLYYARESLKLESI, from the coding sequence ATGAGGAAATTTTTAATTTCTGCTGAACAAATATTTACATTTACTTCCTTGATGCTATATTCAGGAACCCCGCTAGATGGTTTTTTGACTGATGGCTTTACTGTAAAAGAAGGAGATAGAATTATATTTCGATTACTTTATACTCTTACATATATAGTCAGCCTTTCATTGATTGCTCTACGTTGGAAGAAAGTTACTTATGCTTTTAGCAAAGATAAGTTTATTTGGTTGCTGATTGGAGTTTCTGCACTTTCTATTTTTTGGTCTTTAGATCCAGACATTACCGTACGTCGCGTCATTGGTCTGTCAGGAACAACTATCTTTGGACTTTATTTAGCTTCACGCTACACCTTAAAACAGCAGCTAAATCTATGTGCATATATGCTTGCCGTCTCAATAGTAATGTGTTTATTATTTGTTATATTTTTACCACAAATTGGAATCGATCCTGCATTTAATAGTTGGAGAGGAATATTCCCAAGCAAGAATGTTCTGGGCAAGAGATTTGTACTTAGTGCAGCAATATTTTTATTCCTTGCCATTACTGGTAAAGAAAATCGTTTGGTTTTATGGCTTGGCTATATTACTTCTGGAGTACTTATATTATTATCCCAATCAGCAACATCACTATTGAATTTTATAATCATCACAGTAGCTTTTATTGTGTATTGTCGAATTTTACATTTAGAATACAAAGTATTTATACCTGTTATGACGTTTATATCAACATTGAGTATAGCTTTTTATTACTGGTTCATCTCACAAGGTGATTCGATTTTAGGCTTAGTAGGTAAAGACGCAACACTCACCGGACGCGCAGAATTATGGCCTGTTGTATTAGAGATGATTGGAAAAAAACCATGGTTAGGATATGGCTATGGAGTATTCTGGGAGAAGAGTAGTGAATCTTCTATTGTTTTACAAACGGTACAATGGGACGCTCCTAATGCTCATAATGGATTTCTGGATCTTTGGCTATCATTGGGTCTATTAGGATTCTTGGTTTTTATAATTGGGTTCGTTATTAATTTATTTAAAGCGATATATTTAATCCGGCGGAATCAAACATCCGAAAGTATATGGCTCTTAGTTTATCTTACATTTATGATTCTTTCAAATCTAACTGAAAGTACATTGCTAGTTCAAAATAGTATGGAATGGGTACTTTATGTAGCAGCGATATTGTCAAGTCAACTTTACTACGCACGCGAATCTCTAAAACTAGAATCAATATAG
- a CDS encoding glycosyltransferase family 4 protein, with translation MLGPSLLQQGGISGYEKLFLEYAPSEIQICHIITHEDGSIALKTMVFLKAIWKFIWILRAEEVDIVQLEISQRGSVLRQAIMTLFAWLFNKPIILHAHGSQFHLFYAGLTNWIQKLLSWVFCKCQRLIVLSESWKSFYIENLGLKPEQVVVFYNPVKFPPEVPYRSVSAKVNLLFLGRIGQRKGAFDLIKAFSFLPTEYKTRSSLIMAGDGDIEEARNLITTLNLQNYIQLPGWIGSDERDILLSKADVFVLPSYNEGLPLAMLEAMAWELPVIVTPVGGIPEIVTQSENGLIVNPGSVEQLSDAIRSLIENEDLRLSLGSKARKSVFHLDIKNHWISFLDLYRSVLS, from the coding sequence ATGTTAGGTCCTAGTTTACTCCAGCAGGGTGGCATTTCTGGTTATGAGAAGCTTTTTTTAGAATATGCTCCTTCTGAAATTCAAATATGTCATATTATCACTCATGAGGACGGATCTATAGCACTGAAAACAATGGTGTTTTTGAAAGCTATATGGAAATTTATATGGATATTAAGAGCAGAAGAAGTTGATATTGTTCAACTTGAGATTTCACAACGAGGCAGTGTTTTACGACAAGCAATTATGACACTTTTCGCTTGGCTATTTAACAAGCCGATAATTCTACACGCTCATGGTAGTCAATTTCATCTTTTCTATGCTGGACTTACTAACTGGATACAGAAATTGCTAAGTTGGGTATTTTGTAAGTGTCAACGCTTAATTGTCTTATCGGAAAGTTGGAAAAGTTTCTACATAGAAAATCTTGGTCTTAAACCTGAACAAGTTGTAGTTTTTTACAATCCAGTAAAATTTCCTCCTGAAGTTCCATACCGTTCAGTTTCTGCAAAAGTTAACTTACTTTTTTTAGGACGAATTGGTCAACGGAAAGGAGCATTTGATTTGATCAAAGCTTTTTCTTTTTTGCCTACTGAATATAAAACCAGATCAAGTCTGATTATGGCAGGAGATGGAGACATAGAAGAGGCACGCAATTTAATTACGACTTTAAACTTACAAAACTATATACAATTGCCTGGCTGGATAGGGTCAGATGAACGTGATATTCTTCTAAGTAAGGCAGATGTTTTTGTGTTGCCCTCTTATAACGAAGGTCTCCCACTAGCCATGCTAGAAGCAATGGCTTGGGAATTACCAGTCATAGTTACACCAGTAGGAGGCATACCTGAGATAGTTACTCAATCTGAAAATGGATTAATTGTTAATCCAGGAAGTGTTGAGCAGCTATCAGATGCTATTAGGTCTTTGATTGAAAATGAGGATTTGAGGCTCTCTCTAGGATCTAAAGCGAGAAAAAGTGTTTTTCATCTTGATATCAAAAATCACTGGATTTCTTTTCTTGATTTATATCGTTCAGTGTTAAGTTGA
- a CDS encoding right-handed parallel beta-helix repeat-containing protein, producing the protein MTIQFLQYTLFFPMMIHGLGFLSLGASLVLPWALTGLVQGQRITESLVKDVRQLSTDQNISLPNRKLISQVPTATTYYVSGSGSDKNSGLTPSSAFRTIQRAADLTGPGTTVLIMDGVYKNASSNSSLLVIKRSGTANSWITYKAYPGDKPKIQHNGWNGITIENGASYIEINGLEVAGNNTNITLSYALSQKYNKSNPLTSGNCINIDGRKNGRSHHIRILNNKVHDCGGGGISVIESDYVTVDNNEVYNNAWYSPYGASGISLLNNWNYDNNQNYKMYVTRNKVYNNQMFVPWYYNGKFQDGNGIIVDKSRDNGYQGRTLIANNISYKNGGSGIHAYDSDHVDIVHNTAYLNNQTAGINYGQIMSNYSGDIKVVNNILYSAPNKPISTNNKSTNTTFNYNLYNNNGSRVVSVGPNDIMADPQFVNTSGGDFRIKGTSRSINNGFKWNNLKNDYFGKPRPVGAGYDIGAHEYQ; encoded by the coding sequence TTGACGATTCAGTTTTTGCAATATACCCTATTTTTCCCTATGATGATTCATGGTTTAGGCTTTCTCAGTTTAGGTGCATCTCTTGTACTTCCCTGGGCATTAACAGGTCTGGTTCAAGGACAGAGAATAACAGAGTCTTTAGTTAAAGATGTTCGTCAGTTATCCACCGATCAAAACATTTCACTTCCGAATCGCAAACTGATCAGCCAAGTTCCAACTGCTACAACATACTATGTTAGTGGTAGCGGAAGCGACAAAAATAGCGGACTCACTCCGTCATCTGCCTTTAGGACAATTCAAAGGGCAGCAGACCTAACTGGACCTGGCACTACAGTACTTATTATGGACGGAGTATACAAAAATGCCAGCTCTAATAGCTCGTTACTAGTAATTAAACGCTCTGGAACGGCCAATTCATGGATTACCTATAAGGCATATCCTGGAGACAAGCCAAAAATTCAGCACAATGGATGGAATGGAATTACCATTGAGAATGGAGCCTCATATATTGAGATAAATGGTCTGGAGGTTGCAGGGAACAATACCAATATAACCCTGAGTTATGCGCTGAGTCAGAAATACAATAAATCCAACCCACTGACGAGTGGAAACTGCATAAATATAGATGGACGAAAAAATGGCCGTTCCCACCACATACGTATTCTCAACAACAAGGTACATGATTGTGGCGGTGGGGGTATTTCAGTTATTGAATCGGACTATGTAACAGTCGACAATAACGAAGTATATAATAATGCCTGGTACTCACCATACGGGGCTAGTGGCATTTCACTGCTCAACAATTGGAATTATGATAATAACCAGAACTATAAGATGTATGTTACCAGAAACAAAGTCTACAACAATCAAATGTTTGTTCCCTGGTATTACAATGGAAAGTTCCAAGACGGTAATGGTATTATTGTTGATAAGTCACGAGATAATGGGTATCAAGGACGTACTTTGATTGCCAACAATATCTCATATAAAAATGGTGGTTCGGGCATTCATGCCTATGACAGCGACCATGTAGATATTGTCCACAACACAGCTTATCTGAATAACCAGACTGCGGGAATTAATTACGGGCAAATCATGAGTAATTATTCAGGTGATATCAAAGTTGTCAATAACATCCTTTATTCTGCGCCTAACAAACCAATAAGCACGAATAATAAAAGTACTAACACTACTTTTAACTATAACCTATACAACAACAATGGTTCTCGTGTAGTTTCTGTGGGACCTAACGATATTATGGCAGATCCACAGTTTGTAAATACCTCAGGTGGTGACTTTAGAATAAAGGGAACTAGTCGGTCCATCAATAATGGTTTTAAGTGGAATAATTTGAAAAATGATTATTTTGGTAAACCTCGTCCTGTCGGTGCTGGATATGATATTGGGGCACACGAATATCAGTAA